A single genomic interval of Aureliella helgolandensis harbors:
- a CDS encoding Gfo/Idh/MocA family protein → MTDPASQSCSSGTKKLSAIQRRTFVATSASVLAAGVFSSRSVAQSKSANEKLNLACVGTANRADADIQGVKHEQIVALCDVDRNFLSAKSKVFPDAATFEDYREMIDKEGDRIDAVVIGTTDHHHAPATMHAIKAGKHVYCEKPLTHTVAEARMIAEAAKAAGVATQLGTQIHAENNYRRVVEIVQAGALGTVTDVHVWVGKGWGGGDRPEKGDPVPESLNWDLWLGPAPVRPYANGRYHPAQWRRWWDFGQGTLGDMGCHYMDLPFWALKLRHPSHVEAEGPAVHPETAPEGLTVRYKFPKTDVAPAINMTWYDGTSTPNRVMGQRVPNSGVMFVGTDGMMFADYGSYKLFPAEKFADFQPPAKSIPDSIGHHREWLKACRDGSPTTCNFDYSGALTETVLLGNVAFRSEAGFGWNGKDLKADTDAAQKLISKSYRAGWELT, encoded by the coding sequence ATGACCGATCCCGCCTCACAGAGTTGTAGTAGTGGTACCAAGAAACTGAGTGCCATTCAGCGTAGAACATTTGTAGCCACATCCGCCTCGGTACTGGCCGCTGGTGTGTTTTCCAGTCGTTCGGTGGCGCAGTCGAAATCCGCCAACGAAAAACTGAATTTGGCATGCGTTGGCACCGCCAATCGCGCGGATGCTGACATTCAAGGAGTTAAGCATGAACAGATCGTTGCACTTTGTGATGTAGATCGCAATTTCCTGTCGGCTAAGTCAAAGGTATTCCCGGATGCCGCTACCTTTGAGGATTATCGCGAGATGATCGACAAAGAGGGCGATCGCATCGACGCCGTTGTGATTGGTACCACCGATCACCATCATGCACCTGCAACCATGCACGCTATTAAAGCTGGCAAGCATGTTTATTGTGAAAAACCATTGACGCACACGGTCGCCGAAGCACGCATGATTGCCGAAGCAGCCAAGGCCGCTGGTGTGGCGACACAACTCGGTACCCAGATCCATGCTGAGAATAATTATCGTCGAGTCGTGGAAATCGTGCAGGCCGGAGCGCTTGGCACCGTGACCGACGTCCACGTATGGGTGGGTAAGGGCTGGGGCGGTGGTGATCGTCCCGAGAAAGGCGATCCCGTACCGGAGAGTTTGAACTGGGACTTATGGCTCGGCCCAGCACCAGTGCGACCGTATGCCAATGGTCGCTATCATCCCGCCCAATGGCGTCGCTGGTGGGACTTTGGTCAAGGAACCCTCGGGGATATGGGGTGCCACTATATGGACCTCCCATTCTGGGCGCTCAAGTTGCGTCACCCTTCTCATGTAGAAGCAGAAGGCCCCGCTGTGCATCCCGAGACTGCACCCGAAGGATTGACCGTACGTTACAAATTCCCTAAGACGGACGTTGCACCGGCGATCAACATGACTTGGTATGACGGAACCAGCACTCCCAACAGAGTCATGGGCCAGCGCGTGCCAAACAGTGGAGTTATGTTTGTGGGTACCGACGGCATGATGTTCGCCGACTACGGTTCCTACAAGCTGTTTCCGGCGGAAAAATTCGCGGACTTCCAGCCTCCTGCTAAATCGATCCCTGATTCGATCGGCCACCACCGAGAATGGCTCAAAGCTTGTCGTGACGGTTCGCCGACAACCTGCAACTTTGACTATTCCGGTGCGTTGACGGAAACGGTTCTGCTTGGAAATGTAGCCTTCCGCAGCGAAGCCGGCTTTGGCTGGAATGGCAAGGATTTGAAGGCTGACACCGATGCGGCACAGAAATTGATTAGCAAGTCGTATCGTGCTGGATGGGAATTGACCTAA
- a CDS encoding dicarboxylate/amino acid:cation symporter, with amino-acid sequence MALLIGVITGLLIGPHAIVFDLPSKIILQLLGALAPPLILIAVTHVLMTTEISGRTAGRLAGLLLLNTTVAIMIGLGVANILRPGSWSKPAEMGGGSAEHAGEGGVSPVDLLVQNVPKSLFGPLGDNSNIIGVIFIAIAFGLALRSVRSKPIGNVQDLVELSYEVLLKVLHWIIALVPLGVFAVVAKVVGTEGFGPFKAMGVFIVAVLVALALQTTWYMVRIRLFSWVRPWTMLSQMRDALVMAFSTDSSTVTMPVTYACLKDKVGVREESASMGALVGANFNNDGTALYEAMAALFIAQMIGQDLSVTQQLIIVLTSIIASVGAAGIPEAGLVTMTLVFSAVGLPIEYIALLLTVDWFLDRCRTTINVLGDVNVSCLLDGKTRHVPAADTPPPSDAA; translated from the coding sequence ATCGCATTGTTGATCGGAGTGATCACCGGATTGTTGATCGGGCCGCATGCGATTGTCTTCGACCTGCCGAGTAAGATCATCTTGCAGTTGTTGGGAGCCTTGGCGCCACCTCTAATCTTGATTGCGGTGACTCATGTTTTGATGACAACGGAGATCAGTGGCCGCACGGCTGGTAGACTTGCCGGTCTCTTACTGCTGAACACGACTGTAGCGATCATGATTGGGCTTGGAGTTGCCAATATTCTACGGCCCGGCAGTTGGTCAAAACCAGCGGAGATGGGTGGCGGCTCCGCGGAGCATGCTGGCGAAGGTGGCGTTTCGCCGGTAGATTTGCTGGTGCAGAATGTTCCCAAGAGTCTGTTTGGACCGTTGGGGGATAATTCGAATATTATCGGAGTGATCTTTATTGCCATTGCTTTCGGTCTGGCACTGCGGTCGGTTCGTTCCAAGCCGATTGGAAACGTTCAAGACTTGGTCGAACTCTCCTACGAAGTGTTGTTGAAAGTCCTGCATTGGATCATTGCGCTCGTTCCTCTAGGGGTGTTTGCGGTCGTGGCTAAAGTTGTCGGGACGGAAGGCTTTGGACCCTTCAAGGCGATGGGGGTATTTATTGTGGCCGTCCTAGTGGCTTTGGCGTTACAGACCACGTGGTACATGGTTCGCATTCGGCTCTTCTCCTGGGTTCGGCCGTGGACCATGTTGAGTCAAATGCGCGACGCGTTGGTCATGGCGTTTTCCACGGATAGTTCGACGGTAACCATGCCCGTGACCTACGCATGCTTGAAAGACAAAGTGGGCGTTCGCGAAGAGTCTGCCAGCATGGGAGCTCTGGTGGGCGCGAATTTCAACAATGATGGGACCGCGCTATACGAAGCGATGGCGGCGCTGTTCATTGCCCAAATGATCGGACAGGACCTCAGTGTCACGCAGCAATTGATTATTGTGCTAACTTCCATTATTGCCTCGGTGGGAGCCGCGGGTATTCCGGAAGCTGGGTTGGTGACGATGACCTTGGTCTTTTCCGCCGTTGGCCTGCCGATTGAATACATCGCATTACTGCTGACCGTGGACTGGTTTCTCGACCGTTGTCGAACCACGATCAATGTATTGGGGGACGTGAATGTTAGCTGTTTGCTCGATGGGAAGACTCGGCATGTTCCGGCAGCGGACACGCCTCCGCCGAGTGATGCTGCTTAA
- a CDS encoding Gfo/Idh/MocA family protein, producing the protein MNSPHRPTPDRSPKQTLRRDFAKSAVVGAIAGCSLPRISKGLHAAEKAPTRLRVAFIGVGGRGGGNLASVTKDPGVEAVAICDVDQRRLDAAQKLHPDARQYTDYRKLYEHADDIDAVVVSVPEHSHAFATMPALKLGKHVYCEKPLTHNIAESRAITLAAEQAGVATQMGTQIHANANYHRVVELIQSGAIGDVHETHVWVGRAWGLQNEAYAKQHGDIVYVTEQPSQKMKPPEFLDWDLWLGPAPWRPYHEVYFPGPKWYRWWDFGSGTMSDLGSHWNDLPFWALNLDAPLSVTADGPPPHAELAPASMSATYEYGPRGAMPACRLTWYQGALKPELWEMGKIPQWNSGALFIGSEGMLLSDYGKHLLLPEDQFQNFVPPPETLPVPVSHHQEWLDACRHGTPTGSPFSYAGPLTEANHLGNVAYRTGAPIEWDAKAMRVTNVEAANRFVSRQPRDGWKLEDL; encoded by the coding sequence ATGAACTCCCCCCATCGTCCCACCCCCGACAGAAGTCCCAAGCAGACGCTGCGCCGAGATTTCGCCAAATCCGCTGTAGTTGGTGCCATCGCAGGATGCTCACTTCCCAGAATATCGAAGGGCCTGCACGCGGCCGAAAAGGCCCCAACCCGCTTGAGAGTCGCCTTCATCGGCGTGGGAGGACGCGGAGGTGGCAACCTCGCGTCCGTCACCAAGGATCCTGGCGTCGAGGCCGTCGCCATCTGCGATGTGGACCAACGGCGCTTGGACGCGGCTCAGAAATTGCATCCCGACGCGCGCCAGTACACGGACTATCGGAAACTCTACGAGCACGCCGATGATATCGACGCGGTCGTGGTAAGCGTTCCCGAACATTCGCATGCCTTTGCCACGATGCCGGCTCTCAAACTCGGCAAGCATGTCTACTGCGAAAAGCCGTTGACGCACAACATTGCAGAATCGCGAGCGATTACCCTGGCTGCTGAGCAAGCGGGGGTTGCCACGCAAATGGGAACTCAGATTCATGCCAATGCAAACTATCACCGCGTGGTTGAGCTAATCCAAAGCGGTGCGATCGGCGATGTGCATGAGACCCATGTTTGGGTCGGCCGCGCTTGGGGGTTGCAAAATGAAGCTTACGCCAAGCAGCATGGCGACATCGTCTATGTCACGGAACAACCCAGTCAAAAAATGAAGCCACCTGAATTTCTGGATTGGGATCTATGGCTGGGACCTGCTCCATGGAGACCCTACCACGAAGTCTACTTCCCTGGCCCCAAGTGGTACCGCTGGTGGGATTTTGGCAGCGGCACCATGTCGGACCTAGGCAGCCACTGGAACGATCTTCCCTTCTGGGCGTTGAACCTCGATGCACCATTGAGTGTCACAGCCGATGGTCCCCCTCCGCACGCAGAGCTCGCCCCCGCGTCAATGTCCGCGACCTACGAATACGGTCCCCGTGGAGCGATGCCTGCCTGCAGACTCACTTGGTATCAGGGGGCTCTTAAACCCGAACTCTGGGAAATGGGCAAAATTCCGCAGTGGAACAGCGGCGCGCTCTTCATCGGCTCGGAAGGAATGCTGTTATCCGACTACGGAAAACACCTCTTGCTTCCCGAGGACCAATTCCAAAACTTCGTACCGCCACCAGAAACGCTGCCGGTGCCTGTCAGCCATCACCAAGAATGGCTCGATGCCTGCCGGCATGGAACTCCAACCGGCAGCCCGTTTAGCTACGCGGGTCCTCTGACCGAAGCCAACCATTTGGGCAATGTCGCCTACCGGACTGGCGCACCTATCGAGTGGGATGCGAAGGCCATGCGCGTTACCAATGTAGAAGCTGCCAATCGCTTTGTCAGCCGCCAGCCACGAGATGGCTGGAAATTAGAAGACCTATAA